From the Hevea brasiliensis isolate MT/VB/25A 57/8 chromosome 15, ASM3005281v1, whole genome shotgun sequence genome, one window contains:
- the LOC131173824 gene encoding uncharacterized protein LOC131173824: MASASSIPYHRLKHDDLFGDYDEGERLVGRPSSRSWHRFKRVHQRKRFRVRIPSLRRFLRRKVKLVYAAYAKLLKRWKESQANFGDLFAGNYLFLQVNPNSLKRFEKAYHRTTTGLSPSYSLPRIA, from the coding sequence ATGGCCTCTGCCTCCAGCATTCCCTACCACAGACTGAAACATGATGATCTGTTTGGTGACTATGACGAAGGAGAGAGACTCGTGGGAAGACCATCATCTAGAAGCTGGCACAGGTTTAAGAGGGTGCATCAGAGAAAGAGATTTAGGGTTAGGATTCCAAGTTTGAGAAGGTTCCTGAGGAGGAAAGTTAAGCTGGTTTATGCTGCTTATGCTAAATTGCTGAAGAGATGGAAAGAAAGTCAGGCTAACTTTGGTGATCTTTTTGCTGGGAATTATCTGTTCTTGCAGGTGAATCCCAATTCATTGAAGCGTTTTGAGAAAGCATATCATAGAACTACTACTGGCTTGTCTCCAAGCTACTCTCTGCCAAGAATTGCTTAA